CCAGAACTCAGGTCATCAGCCATGCTGCTGGTGATGGTAACAATGCATTTCCAGTTCATCCTTCACATGCAGTTTTTGCATCAAAGCAAAAAGTGGGCAGAAGGCTTCTGTAGTGAGTTGTAAGGGGGGAAAACAGTGGTAGATAAGAGTCCAGGAGTACTGATGTAAACAGTCTAGTATTAAAGGAAGTACCTCAATGGAAAACTATCTTTGCAATAGTGTCAGCTTCCTAACAGAATCCCCTTTTGTTTAGGCAATAACCCCTGTAATGGAAAACTTGCAGTCCTTACCAGAGGAGTCCTTCCTTCAAGGTAAGACTACCTTAAAGCTCTCAAAGAGGTTGTGTACTTGGTGTTTGGATGCTTTCTACTTTTCTAGAAAATACTTTATATTAGAAAATACaactgaaacactttttttaacttaagtATTTAATACTGTTGTAATTTTCTTAGTAGCATTAGCTTATGTACTGTGAGTTTAATGGTGAATACATGCAATGAAGCTGCTACTCTGTCTTGATTAGAAATCAATTTAGTAttcatttattcaacctagTGGATTGAGCCTCTTGGACAAGCTGGGGTGGTACACCGAAGTTACAGATTTTGGTAGGGTTTTGAGCATCGGCCACCAGCATGCTTACGTTTCTGAGGCAAGGTGAGCGACTGCTAGGCAGACTCTACTAAGCATTGTAGTTTGGGATTTGAATGCCCCAGTCCCTTAATAGATCTATGAATCTAAACCCATAATAATACCATCTCAGTTGTGTTAAGGATAGTTTGAATAGTGCATGTACATGTTTATTGTTACTTAAAAATTTTGAGATGTTACTGGTGAACACCTATTCCGTGTACCAAAGAAAATAGTACAGGTTCTTTCTGATTATATACTATTTGTATGATCTGTGGAATCATAGAGTAGTTCTGGTTGTAAGGGACCTTTGGAggtgctcaaagcagggtcagctagatCAGTTTGCTTAGGACTTTCCTTTCAGGTCTGGAACCtatccaaggatggagattccagaacttctctgggcaacttgttcgTGTTTGACCAGTGGTTGCCTGATGGAGTCTGAATTAAGCTGAAGTAGAGATAGcatttgtgttttcagtgatTGAATTGGTTATTGTATTTCAGTACAACTGTACTGAAAGCTGACTGGTTTATGGGTAACAAATAATGAAGCCTGCAACAGAGATTTAGTTACTTGTTGGGCAAAAAAGTAGTTAAAAGAACTTGATTAAAATGTTAAACTCAATCCTCTCTCAATTACATCACTCAAATGCAGGATTATTCTTGATCttgctgtttctggttttgataaTACTTTTACAGTTTTTACCACTCTTTGGTAGCTAATTATTATAGCCCAAACTTGCCTGCTGTTGGTGTTATTGAATACTTTGCACGGTATTAGTGTATGCACTGCACTGCAGCAACAGTGCAGAAAATGTGAGCTAAGGTCATGCAGCCATGTGGCACAGAACTGGACCTTGCTGTGCACATGGGCCACGGCCTGAAAGGCAGTTTGAGTAGAAGGTACCTGATCCACAGGATGCAAAAACTCTCCTGCAGAGGCTTATGCTAAGCCCACTGAGGAATGGAGTGGCTTAAACTTGTAACTGAAATCTGGGAGCACTGGTTGCTTCATCTTCTTGGGCAGTTCTGTTTCAGCTGTCTTATCTGTATATAACTTTGCaagtttattcttttaatatgGTCCAATATGTTGATGACATTTAGTCTGAAGCCTTGTAGAGCTATGACTTTAGAAACTAATGCATTTATACATGTTTATTGAAACACCTTGATAGGTCTAATCTGTTTTTATTCCCTGTAGAAAAGCAAACTGGCTGCAGTTCAGATTTGCCTGAAGATCCTCATGTCCTCCAACATTCCTGAAACCAAGTGACACACTCACCATATGAAGCTGAACAAGTACCTGTGTACACGAAGATTCCcatgaaaatctgttttcctgggAACACATATACAAGTGAAGCatggagaggttttttttttctacctaaCTCAGCAAATGCCTGTCACTATCATACTCCCCTGTCAAGGAATAGTGCTTGTTGGTAGATTGTCACTGTCAGCTTGTCTTCTTAGAGCTGTACTTTCTTATGTAAGAATTTGCCTCTTGACTGGCATTCCACACTGAATATGTGTGTGTACTAACTTTTATCTAGCTGTTGGTGGGTGGTTCTTGAACACAGGTTTCTTGTGAGTTGCTGTATAGGCTACTGTGTTGCACAATATTACTttctgttgtttgctttttgaaaagttgCATtgttaagtttcttttttttcctctaagaaaAGTCAAGGGTatctttttggggggaggggaggaattCTTTCTCTGTGGGGGAACATAGTTGGTTTGTGTTGAAGTCTTGCATTTGGTGCTGTTATAAAGCAATGGAAGAAGCTGCAATAAAGCTTTGGCTGGCATATACTGATCAATGTTTTGTTAATGTGTGTTCTTTCCCTATGCATAAGCCCAAATGCTGTACGCGTACTGAGTATCTTTTTTCAACTGTACTACTGCAGTTAGATGTAGCTATGCACATCCTGCAGTTACTGGTTCTGTTTGACCCTAAACAGCTCTCTAGAGCACTGTGAGCTATTGTGAATGCTTTGAAACATCACACAGTCATGTACAAAATAGAACTTGTATTTATGACATGGCCTTAACTGCCCTAATGAGAGATGAGAAAGATGAAGTTTTGCCTATAAATATGAAGCAGACCTCCTAGAatggttttgctgctgcatgTGTACAGTGTGGTAAGGACTTCTTAAGCTGCAGCTGTTTTATCTCACCTTTTGTTCTCTTCCTCCTGTGTTGAAAAGGGGCTTCTATTTTATAGTCCTGTTCTATGTTCCTGTATACCATagctgcttcctcctcttcagagGCTATGGATTTTTCATGCTGCCATAATGACTTAGGAATCCAAGATCTCTGACAATGTAATAGTTTGGGTGAGTATCACAGCAGATCTCAGGTGTTAGTGCTTACTCAGCAAGAGAAACACTTGCATGTTTATTCCCTTAATAGAGACAATACGTGGTGGTAGGCTGGagagaatttaattaaattctgaaaacaggTCTTAGATGTTGTTGCAATCTCATGTTAAGATCACagattatataaatatttattacactGTTAACTGCTTTCCTTGTTccacttcaggttttttttgtaacctgattttgaaacaaataGGCTACAGTAAGAAGTAGTCCCCCTTTTGCAAGGCTTATTCATTTAGAAGTCACCCTTCCATGTGGCAGCTTCAAAGAGTTCTGCTCTCAAAATCAGAGCCTTCTTTAGCCCACCACATAGTCAACTGCTTCTACTGACAGATACAGACAGCAATGCTAgtacctggaaaaaaatgagtgtCTAGAGAGTATTATAACCATAAGAGACATCAAGATGATCAAGCAATGCTTACATACCCCTTTTTAAAGGGAGTGGTAGAAGTGACACATCTCTTCTGTAATTTCACCTACAACAGTATGACTGATAGATAGTGGTAATACAGAGATTAACAAGAGAGGCACTGCTGGGAGCTTTGCCTAAGGGAAATCACAGTTGCTACAACAAGAGTGACCATTTCAGCAGCTTTTGGAATGGAAACCTCCTCCAAGTATGGCAGTAAACACATCTTAAATGTAAGTGGATTAAGTTCATATGAGAAGTCTTGTGTCTGAACAAACACCTTTCTCTGCTGTTACCTTAAACTACTTCCTGTACCTTTTACTGTGacttattttatttgaagacCACCTTCCACTTGTACCTCACTGACTAGAAGGAGGAAAAACCTGCTCCAACTTGCAACTGTTGTCAGAGCACAGCTGAAATATTAAGCAATTAAATAACAAAGTTGGGGCCTTTTTTATATTGCAAAAAAGGCTTGCTGGATGCAAACTGACTTAAAACTTAGTAAGCAGAACTCTAGTTGAATTCCTTGGAGCttaatctctctctctgcagactTGATTCTaagtcaaaaccagaaagcatttaaattgcCATTAATTGATTCCCCCCCAACTGTCTATAAAGCAGAAGTTACCCTGTTGCAGTATTTCAGAGAATCCCACTAACTCATTTGAACTAAAATCTCTCTACATGGTAATGTGACCTAAtgccttatttttttgttgtcgtTGTTCCACATCCCAAAAGCTGTGTAGGTGGCCAGTGTTAGTGTCTGATGTCCGTGGCATTTTCAGTACTTCTTTGTATTCCTTATTCAGTTTCAGCTGGAGATAAGTCAATATTGGTACCAGGAATAACATTGGGTCCTATGCCATCCACAAGAGAATCCCACTTGTCGAAATCATTCTTAAGACCTatgaaatgggagaaaaaaaccccaagtggTAATGAATAAAGTAGTCAGCTTTTTGTAAAGctacactgaaaaattaaactatTGGACAGATGAATCAACCTGGCAAAGTAGGGGAGGCATAAtattttaagaagggaaaaatgacaCTCCAGGTTTTTATGTTTTAGAACAAAACTGCAATGTTCCTCCTCTGAATTGCTTAGATTACAAAAGTAACTAACAAACCTCCAGAAAAAGAGTCTGACTGTTGTTTCTTCTACTTAAACTTTTCTGACGCACTTACTTTTGATCTTGTTCTAAACAGAACAGTTATATAAAAAGCTGCATAGGACTTAAGTGTTAATTTAACTTTGTACTTTGATGTAAACAGATACTTACTCAAATGTTTCTGCAGGAAGGCTAATGAAGCATGATTGCTTATATCAATAGCTTCATTGGGAtctatttctccttttaatttgaaaaatcttcCAATGATTTCTCCGCTCACAAAGGTAAAGTCAGGAAAGCTCTGATGTACTGACCCCCTGCAAATAGAACAATGATCAACAGGCTCATCAGAATGCAGTCATCTGATTAAAAGATGCCATGGGTTGCACAGACTTCTTCAAAGACAGTCGTGCACAGCAGTAAATTCTGTCCTAACCACAGAAGGGAGGAAGTTTTGTACATGCTTACTGTAAGTAACTACAGTTGCAACGGCAACAAAGAGTAGGCTTGGCAAAACCTCAAGTTGTCTCTGCTCTGAGTATAAGGTGGATTATAGAACCACCCACTCCCCGCTACACAGTGCTTTCACTAGGTGAGTGCACCACTGCACCCAGAAGGCTGTTTAAAATGTTCAAACGCAGATGATGCATGAGGCCCAGAGCAAAACTCGTGCCCCTGGGCCGGAATGCACACCTTGGAGCATCTTAAACTTAGGGTTACTGGCTGCTTTGAGAGAAGTCTCCATCTCCACTGTGGGGGACGTACTGCCATCTAATTTAAACGTGCAGTGAAAACCTGGGCCATGAGGAAGTAGGGactgtctgtctttctgcagtTATGTGTAACTGAACAGCTCTAATAAGAGTAAAGATTCATCTTCAACCTCAGAAGTGATGGATCTTGGACTCTTACTTGATAGTGatcattttcttgtttgtgtcATTGGAGCCGAGCTTCTTCATCTTTAAGATGTTATCAGCCCACTGGAATTTTTCGGAGTTGATAAAAAGCAGCGGTTGCTGGACACTGTTTTGGTAAATGTCATCACCTACTGGAAGCATCCATGCATCGAGGGCAATGCCACACCTGTCAAAAACAACTGGATATTgtcacagaagcagaaagctttGTATGGAAATTCTCAGCATGCTTTGATTTGCAGGAGACATGGGAAAGCGAAACTCTCTATGACACCGAACAGGTAAAAAGGTTAATGAATCATTTTGTTTCAAGATGATTTCTACTCTGGGGGAAGAGAATTAATCCATTATTGCATTTGTTGGTCTCCACTGCCAGGTGCAGCTGGGCAGAGGAGCTTCTGCAGGGTCCCACAGTATCATGATATGATACAGCCATCATGTTCCACCACATCCCCACAGTTCAAAGAAGCATGACTTGAGAAAACAAGACATGccaaacaaaacttttcttcaAGAGCTAATTAGTAGTTGGGGAATCTCAGGTGAGGTTCCCTGCTCCAGGCCTCTCAAATGCCAAAAGTCTCTCGCCTTGTTTTGCATACTTACCTGAATCTTATTTCTTTGCTGAGACTTTCAATAACTGTAGCACCACCAAAAGAGTGTCCCATCACAGCTATTCTGCTAGTATCAACAGAATCCTGTCAAAAAAATTCAGGTGCTGTAAGAGACTTTCTttcccaaactttttttttttttttaaaaagggaataaatTTTTAGGCAATAGATCCTACTGAAGTAGGAAGAGCATCCTTTCAGCTCCATTACTATCTATCCAGCTTGGGATGACCGGAGCATATATTCACAGATCTACGGTGTGATCTTCAGaacagttgtcctggttttggctgggatacagttaattttcttcctagtagctggcatagtgttatggtttggatttagtacaagaagaatgttgataacacactgatgttttcagttggtataaacactgcttagcaacaagtcaaggatttttcagcttcacgtgcccagccagcaagaaggctggaggggcacaagaagttgggaggggacacagccagggcagctgacccaaactggccaaaggggtattccataccatgtgatgtcatgcccagtatataaactggggggagctggcctggggggatctctgctcaggaactaactgggcattggtcagcaagtggtgagcaattgcattgtgcatcacttgttttgtatattccaattcttttattattattggcattttattattgttattattattagtttcttcctttctattacaactgttcttatctcaacccatgagttttacttttgcttttttttccctgattctcttccccattccactgggtgggtggggagtgagcaagcacctgtgtggtgcttagttgccgcctggggttaaaccacgacaccactggggttaaaccacgacaactgtTTACAGGAACCAGTTTagaaatggaagagggaaaCCAGAAGCATTATTAGACATTTAACAAAGTGCAGTTACCACCTTTCACTCACCTTTAGGCTATTCCAGTCAAAGTCTGAATTTAGTACATTCATTACTTTCTCTCCTGAATTGATTTTAAGAATGAGATCGAGAGCTTTGATACACTCCTGTGCTCTTTGCTGCAcctggggagagcagtggaAGGAATTATCAGACAACTGCTAGGCTTGCCGGCCCTTTGGACACAAGACTtagtctgatatttttttttccccacaagtGTCTGATACGGTAACAACTATTCTGAACTGCAGAATGGAGCTGTAAAACAGAACTTTGACAAGGTCTGACCAACAACAAAACTAACTTTTGGAGGTCCAAAGAGTTTAAGCTCTTGCGTAGATCCTCTGCACATGGAAGAATTTATCCCTATAACATGCGCCAAAGACCTTCAACTCCTTCGTCCTGTCACTGCTCTGAGAAGGGGTTGTTGGGATGCACAAAGGCTTAAGTTACACAACTACAAGGAAGGCTGACTTGCTGCTCCTCCTCATGCTCACTCTGATGAGCAAATGTCATTACATCACTTGCTCCATCTGCACAATAGCTTTGAAATGGTCTTTACACTGGACAAACCCAAAATAAGAAAGATCCAAGAAGCCCTTCCtgttttatatacatacatattctTGAAAAACTGTAGTAAAGCTGttgcaaataaacattttcattgttcACTGTAAGAAGTGTTTTTGACTTTGATGtgtcagtgaaagaaaaggttCAGAAAGAACCAAAAAACAGTAGTGTCCTTGGGAACCGCAGCATGTAGGCAGCCAGCAAGATGCCTGTGCATCACTGAATTTCAAATAAATCTCAATCTCCTGACTTCTCTACTAGAAAAATTTGCAGTCAACAGCTTCTGGAGGTTATTTGCAAGCTCAGACATTACATATTTATACTCATAAGTAGGATGTTGTATGCACACAGGAAATGACAATGGTACTGCTGTCTGTATGGCCCAGGGAGATAAAGAGCAACACCTCCCTGGCTGAGTTTGCATGAGCTGGAAGAAAACACTCCCATATTTTAAAGGTCAAGTCTATGCTTGGAGGAGCTCGTCAGTACGGCCGTATCACATGTAGCATGGATACTGCTTATAATCAGGAAGTTTGCATTGTTTACGTTGCTATAAACCACATTCAAGTGTGTTGGAGATGATGAAGCAAACACCCCCCTTAGAACAGCCATGATTTATCCTGCTATCCAACAGTAAACAAAAGCTGAAGCAAGCCTCAGACCACACAAACATCTGAATTCAACTCTGTGTCATTTAAAGACTGGGCTGGGCAGCAAAAGCATGAAGACacagggaagaaacagaaagttgAGTGGAGCCAGAGGAGAAACAGCTGACTAAGCTCCACAGTGCAACCTCATGAGAAAGCTTTCCTGAGGAAGTAGTTTATGCTCTGAAGAAAGCTGTTGTTGGCTTTCCCGTCTTCAGGAACATAGGACTcgatgtatttttatatatccCCTGAGTCATGGCAGAAGACTGCAGACATGGCCAAAGGGAAAGAGTCTGCTAGTTAGTCCTAAACACACCACTCCTGCCTCACTTCCCAGAGCACAGACCTAGGATGAGTACCTGCTTATGGCGCAAACAACGCTCCTCCTCTCCAGCTTTTAGTTTCCTGTAGTAGATCCACTCCTTCTCTGTGTTTGATGTAGACTCTTCCTGTGGTTCAGAAACggacttttttttacagtaatatGTTGCCGAAGCAGATTCATCTCTGTAATATCAACAAAAGGTTAGTTCTGGGGATGTTTTCCATTTGGTTTGGGATGAAGTCAGCCGAAGTTTTAGATTTCACTTATCTCAAGAGATCCAAGCTACCaaccagtgctgctgcagtcaCAACTGAGCGTAGACAGACTTCCTAAATAATGCAATAACCCCACCAAAACTCCCAACTCCTTTACATTCTCCAGGTTTTAACaataagacagagaaaaataacatgcCTGAAGAATGATGAACAATATCTACCATGGGCCTGTTCATTCAAGGGCTTATTTAAGCAAATCCCCTTTGCTTAGATAAGAGTTGAGCTAGAGAAATGGGAGGTGTGGGCAGGGCTGAAGAAGATATAccgttttttcttttataaaaaatcATAAGTTCTTCTTTAGAATAAATAACATTCTATCCAATGTCAGAAAGTTTCTTTCCATCAGAACTCAAAAACGTGCAGTATACGCACCTGTGCTCCACAGCAGCCACTATAAAGCCCTGGGAAGCCATCTCTATGCAAATAGCAGAATAGATCGTCCTGCAATTAAAACCACACTCTAGTGATACACGTGCATACATAATTATTTCAGTTACACTGCTCTTTCAATGTTGACCACACTATGTATGtgctatttcttctgtttgaatTTGCTAGCCGGTAGAGCAGGCTTTTGTATGCCAGTCACCAAAGCCTGTTCACACAATCTTGTTACTGTTTTACTAtctattcagaaagaaaaatgctaatgatttttaaaagtagcacATATGACACTTTGCGTCTTCAAGGAGCTGTCCAAAAATCAACTAGCTAATCTTTACAACATGCTTATGGATCAGTAAATACCTTCACCCCTAAAACACAAagggaaaacacaaataaacaCATCAAGCCTGCTTTTATTTACtgctgttgatttcagtggaggCATACTGATATGATACACAGCAGCCTGTTCTTCACACCTGTTTCACCTTCATGGGGATCTCACTCCCCTACTGAAAATCTGTTCGGAACCATCCTTGAAGACTGCGGTCTCCATAGACAACAAAACTAGTTTGTCAGCAAACTGCACAATTACCGAAAAGCTCCAAGTCCATGGGAAAAAACGAGGAGTGGGTATTTTTCTCCTGgcttaaaagcagcatttgacTTTGCAGGACAGGTCACTGAACCTAGATAAAAATCAAAGTGTATGTCATTATTACTGAAATGAGAGAAAGCATTTGTTCCTGTGGGAGAGATCCTGAGAATCTGGTGACCGCTGATTTCAGAGCGGTCATCTGAAGGTAAGGTACCAAATCTCATCCTTAAAATACACAAGACAAATACAgagctgtttctgaaaatactttctacTTGGCAGAAGAtactttccttctcctcctcccatccACAGCCTACATATCTCTTAAACCCTACAAGAACATATTTTCAAGAATAGTCAGGTTGGTATTCAGACCTTAGTATCTATCTGACCTTTATGTATTTGCACATTTCCCTGTGGGATTTAAAGCCCAACACATAGGCACAGCTCGCCCAAGTTCTTCCTAGAGCAAATTGCCCAGACGCTCCTATTCATAGCAGTCTGGGACTGTGGGTCTGCCTGAGAACTGGGTCACATTCATCATTGAGCCTTGCTACACAAACCCATCTCAAACAAACATACTTCTTtgggaaaaactatttttttttgtcctgcagCAATAACACACTACTCATGGAGCAGTGAGGCAATGACCTGCATACAGAGCTCATGCCCTTGCATTAGTcaaggaataaaaccaaaaccagtctTACCAACATAGTACTGGAAAAGCCTTTCTCCTACAACTCGGTACATATTAAGGAAGTCAGAGAGTCCCTGATAGTACTCTTTATCTGGAATCCATGGTGCCTCTTCATTGTCTGTGGCATCGCATGATGGATAATATAGGCGCAAGAAGCTTCCCTGGGAttaggagggaagaaaaaaaaaaaaaaaaaaggaagattgatatttttatatatatatatatatagcagagaaaaaggaagataaaagcatttctgtcaAGGGCTTCAGATGCAAGAATGAAAGCTCGAGAGAATTAAGAGACTCTCCTGAGAAAATTATTATCCTATACAGGCTTTGATGCCAATCCTATGTCACTAT
This window of the Buteo buteo chromosome 17, bButBut1.hap1.1, whole genome shotgun sequence genome carries:
- the PLA2G7 gene encoding platelet-activating factor acetylhydrolase; translated protein: MDMGSSSTEKFYRIPEGKGPHSVGCTDLMTENAVEGSFLRLYYPSCDATDNEEAPWIPDKEYYQGLSDFLNMYRVVGERLFQYYVGSVTCPAKSNAAFKPGEKYPLLVFSHGLGAFRTIYSAICIEMASQGFIVAAVEHRDESASATYYCKKKSVSEPQEESTSNTEKEWIYYRKLKAGEEERCLRHKQVQQRAQECIKALDLILKINSGEKVMNVLNSDFDWNSLKDSVDTSRIAVMGHSFGGATVIESLSKEIRFRCGIALDAWMLPVGDDIYQNSVQQPLLFINSEKFQWADNILKMKKLGSNDTNKKMITIKGSVHQSFPDFTFVSGEIIGRFFKLKGEIDPNEAIDISNHASLAFLQKHLSLKNDFDKWDSLVDGIGPNVIPGTNIDLSPAETE